A stretch of the Massilia varians genome encodes the following:
- the ppsA gene encoding phosphoenolpyruvate synthase, whose protein sequence is MTNLSVAALKEPEQASRVYVASFENLRMTDVESVGGKNASLGEMISQLASAGVRVPGGFATTAEAFRDFLEHSDGGPSLAQRIATRLEGLDIDDVRSLAAAGAEIRQWIVDTPFQPRLEQEIHAFYDRLVADSDTEVSFAVRSSATAEDLPDASFAGQQETFLNVVGIDNVLEAMKHVFASLYNDRAISYRVHKGFTHAEVALSAGVQRMVRSDTGAAGVMFTIDTESGFKDVVFVTSSYGLGETVVQGAVNPDEFYVHKPMLAQGKLPVIRRNIGSKLIKMEFTSEAKAGRSVRTVDVPIEMRNRYSLTDAEVVELAKYAVIIENHYGRPMDIEWGKDGRDGKLYILQARPETVKSQQSALDTQQRFSLKGTGTVLTSGRAIGQKIGAGPVRVIHDPSEMERVQPGDVLVADMTDPNWEPVMKRASAIVTNRGGRTCHAAIIARELGVPAVVGCGDATEALKDGTFVTVSCAEGDEGKIYDGLLETEITEVSRGELPPIPTKIMLNVGNPQLAFDFQSVPNNGVGLARLEFIINNNIGVHPKAILEYPNIDVDLKKAVESVARGHASPRAFYVDKLAEGVATIAAAFWPKPVIVRLSDFKSNEYKKLIGGSRYEPDEENPMLGFRGAARYLAEDFAESFEMECMAMKRVREDMGLTNVEIMIPFVRTLGQAEKVIDLLAKYGLKRGEGGGEGGLRVIMMCEVPSNAILAEQFLQYFDGFSIGSNDLTQLTLGLDRDSGMELLAKDFDERDPAVKAMLSLAIKACRAQGKYIGICGQGPSDNPDFAEWLVGEGIESMSLNPDSVIETWQKLAAK, encoded by the coding sequence ATGACTAACCTGTCTGTAGCAGCATTGAAGGAGCCTGAGCAAGCATCACGGGTCTATGTGGCCTCGTTCGAGAACCTGCGCATGACCGACGTCGAGTCGGTCGGCGGCAAGAACGCCTCGCTCGGCGAGATGATCTCGCAACTGGCCAGCGCCGGCGTGCGCGTGCCGGGCGGCTTCGCCACCACGGCCGAGGCCTTCCGCGACTTCCTCGAGCACAGCGATGGCGGGCCGTCGCTGGCGCAGCGCATCGCCACGCGCCTGGAAGGCCTGGACATCGACGACGTGCGCTCCCTGGCCGCCGCCGGCGCCGAGATCCGTCAATGGATCGTCGACACCCCGTTCCAGCCGCGCCTGGAGCAGGAAATCCACGCCTTCTACGATCGCCTGGTGGCCGACTCCGATACCGAAGTCTCGTTCGCCGTGCGCTCCTCGGCCACCGCCGAAGACTTGCCGGACGCGTCGTTCGCCGGCCAGCAGGAGACCTTCCTGAACGTGGTCGGCATCGACAACGTGCTGGAAGCGATGAAGCACGTCTTCGCCTCGCTCTACAACGACCGCGCGATCTCCTACCGCGTCCATAAAGGCTTCACCCACGCCGAAGTGGCGCTGTCGGCCGGCGTGCAGCGCATGGTGCGCTCGGACACCGGCGCGGCCGGCGTGATGTTCACCATCGATACCGAATCGGGCTTCAAGGACGTGGTCTTCGTCACCTCCAGCTACGGCCTGGGCGAGACCGTGGTGCAGGGCGCGGTGAACCCGGACGAGTTCTACGTGCACAAGCCGATGCTGGCGCAGGGCAAGCTGCCCGTCATCCGCCGCAACATCGGCTCGAAGCTCATCAAGATGGAGTTCACCAGCGAAGCCAAGGCCGGCCGTTCGGTGCGCACCGTCGACGTGCCGATCGAGATGCGCAACCGCTATTCGCTCACCGACGCTGAAGTGGTCGAGCTGGCCAAGTACGCCGTCATCATCGAGAACCACTACGGTCGTCCGATGGACATCGAGTGGGGCAAGGACGGCCGCGACGGCAAGCTGTACATCCTGCAGGCGCGTCCGGAAACGGTGAAGTCGCAGCAGTCGGCCCTTGATACCCAGCAGCGCTTCAGCCTGAAGGGCACGGGTACCGTCTTGACCTCCGGCCGCGCGATCGGCCAGAAGATCGGCGCCGGTCCCGTGCGCGTGATCCACGACCCGAGCGAGATGGAACGCGTGCAGCCGGGTGACGTGCTGGTGGCCGACATGACCGACCCGAACTGGGAACCGGTCATGAAGCGCGCCTCGGCCATCGTCACCAACCGCGGCGGCCGTACCTGCCACGCGGCGATCATCGCGCGTGAACTGGGCGTGCCGGCCGTGGTCGGGTGCGGCGACGCCACCGAGGCGCTCAAGGACGGCACCTTTGTTACTGTCTCCTGCGCCGAAGGCGACGAGGGCAAGATCTACGACGGCCTGCTGGAAACCGAGATCACCGAAGTCTCGCGCGGCGAACTGCCGCCGATCCCGACCAAGATCATGCTCAACGTCGGCAACCCGCAGCTGGCCTTCGATTTCCAGTCGGTGCCGAACAACGGCGTCGGCCTGGCGCGCCTCGAGTTCATCATCAACAACAACATCGGCGTGCACCCGAAGGCCATCCTCGAGTACCCGAACATCGACGTCGACCTGAAGAAGGCGGTGGAATCGGTGGCACGCGGCCACGCCTCGCCGCGCGCCTTCTACGTCGACAAGCTGGCCGAGGGCGTCGCCACCATCGCCGCGGCCTTCTGGCCCAAGCCAGTGATCGTGCGCCTGTCCGACTTCAAGTCGAACGAGTACAAGAAGCTGATCGGCGGCTCGCGCTACGAGCCGGACGAAGAGAACCCGATGCTGGGCTTCCGCGGCGCCGCCCGCTACCTGGCCGAGGACTTCGCCGAGTCCTTCGAGATGGAATGCATGGCCATGAAACGCGTGCGCGAAGACATGGGCCTGACCAACGTCGAGATCATGATCCCGTTCGTGCGCACCCTGGGCCAGGCCGAGAAGGTCATCGATCTGCTGGCGAAGTATGGCCTGAAGCGCGGCGAAGGTGGTGGCGAAGGCGGCCTGCGCGTCATCATGATGTGCGAAGTGCCGTCCAACGCCATCCTGGCCGAACAGTTCCTGCAGTATTTCGACGGCTTCTCGATCGGTTCGAACGACCTGACCCAGCTGACCCTGGGCCTGGACCGCGATTCCGGCATGGAGCTGCTGGCCAAGGACTTCGACGAGCGCGACCCGGCCGTGAAGGCCATGCTGAGCCTGGCCATCAAGGCTTGCCGCGCCCAGGGCAAGTACATCGGCATCTGCGGCCAGGGGCCGTCCGACAATCCGGACTTCGCCGAGTGGCTGGTGGGTGAGGGCATCGAGTCGATGTCGCTCAATCCGGACTCGGTGATCGAGACCTGGCAGAAGCTGGCTGCGAAGTAA
- the ppsR gene encoding posphoenolpyruvate synthetase regulatory kinase/phosphorylase PpsR has protein sequence MIVETTASPAPGSAPSSRTVFFVSDGTGITAETFGHAVLSQFEMRFRQIRLPFIDSIDKAHEAARRINDSFARDGQRPIVFSTLVKHDLSSIIRAARGMHMDLFQTFVSPLEQELGVKSTHTIGRIHNAVDTEEYKNRIEAINFSLAHDDGQSHKNLAEADVILVGVSRSGKTPTSLYLAMQYGLKAANYPLIPDDFERGKLPSSLPPFKAKLFGLTITPERLSQIRNERRAGSKYASIENCRYEVNEAEAMMRREGIRWLSSTTKSIEEIATTILQEIKPDRREY, from the coding sequence ATGATCGTAGAAACCACCGCTTCGCCCGCCCCGGGTTCCGCCCCCTCCTCGCGCACCGTCTTCTTCGTTTCGGACGGGACCGGCATCACGGCGGAGACCTTCGGCCACGCCGTGCTGAGCCAGTTCGAGATGCGTTTCCGCCAGATCCGCCTGCCCTTCATCGACTCGATCGACAAGGCCCACGAGGCCGCGCGCCGCATCAACGACAGCTTCGCGCGCGACGGCCAACGGCCGATCGTGTTCTCGACCCTGGTGAAGCACGACCTGTCCAGCATCATCCGGGCCGCCCGGGGCATGCACATGGACCTGTTCCAGACCTTCGTATCGCCGCTCGAGCAAGAACTGGGCGTCAAGTCGACGCACACGATCGGACGCATCCATAATGCAGTGGACACCGAGGAATACAAGAACAGGATCGAAGCGATCAACTTTTCGCTCGCCCATGACGACGGTCAGTCGCACAAGAACCTGGCCGAGGCAGATGTGATCCTGGTCGGGGTGTCGCGCTCGGGCAAGACCCCGACCAGCCTCTACCTGGCGATGCAATACGGCCTGAAGGCAGCGAACTATCCCCTGATTCCCGACGATTTCGAGCGCGGCAAGCTGCCGTCCTCCTTGCCGCCGTTCAAGGCCAAGCTGTTCGGGCTGACCATCACGCCCGAGCGCCTCTCGCAGATCCGCAACGAGCGCCGCGCCGGCAGCAAGTATGCCTCGATCGAAAATTGCCGCTATGAAGTGAACGAGGCCGAAGCGATGATGCGCCGCGAGGGGATTCGCTGGCTGTCTTCGACCACCAAGTCGATCGAGGAAATCGCGACCACGATTCTGCAGGAGATCAAGCCGGACCGGCGCGAATACTAG
- a CDS encoding creatininase family protein encodes MDPFWNGTLTLPSPRKQVRWIIVCATLGAALVWPVVAAAGQLDSVHVEELTWTEVAARIAGGATTILVPVGGTEQSGPHMVLGKHNVRARALATGIARRLGNTLVAPVVAYVPEGSITPPGGHMRFAGTISIPEAAFESMLVATARSFCQHGARDIFFLGDHGGYQDNLANAAAHARSGSACRVHSLPDYYAATQTQYVAALKRRGYGEREIGTHAGLADTALSMAIDPSLVRPGLLGVAARNGSAAGVRGDPSRATAALGQLGVDTIVATSVAAIRTRLRTQANQNPSTQP; translated from the coding sequence ATGGACCCATTCTGGAATGGCACCTTGACGCTACCTAGCCCGAGAAAACAAGTACGCTGGATAATCGTATGCGCTACTTTGGGCGCGGCGCTGGTATGGCCGGTCGTGGCAGCGGCGGGTCAGCTGGACAGTGTCCATGTCGAAGAGCTTACCTGGACCGAGGTGGCGGCGCGCATTGCCGGCGGCGCCACCACGATTCTCGTGCCGGTTGGCGGTACCGAACAAAGCGGCCCGCACATGGTGCTCGGCAAACACAACGTGCGTGCACGGGCGCTCGCGACAGGGATCGCCCGGCGTCTTGGCAATACGCTGGTAGCGCCTGTCGTTGCCTATGTGCCCGAGGGATCGATTACGCCGCCTGGCGGCCACATGCGCTTCGCAGGTACGATCTCGATCCCGGAAGCGGCCTTCGAATCGATGTTGGTGGCAACGGCGCGCAGTTTTTGCCAGCACGGAGCGCGCGACATATTCTTCCTTGGCGACCATGGCGGCTACCAGGACAATCTGGCAAATGCAGCGGCACATGCACGGAGCGGATCCGCGTGCCGCGTGCATAGCTTGCCCGACTATTACGCGGCGACGCAGACGCAGTATGTGGCCGCACTCAAGCGGCGCGGGTATGGCGAACGCGAAATCGGCACCCACGCCGGCCTCGCCGACACCGCCCTGTCGATGGCGATCGACCCTTCCCTCGTGCGTCCCGGCTTGCTCGGCGTCGCCGCCAGAAATGGCAGCGCGGCCGGCGTACGGGGCGATCCATCCCGCGCGACAGCCGCGCTGGGCCAGCTCGGCGTCGACACCATCGTCGCAACGTCGGTGGCGGCCATTCGCACCCGGCTACGGACGCAAGCCAACCAGAACCCATCCACACAACCCTGA
- a CDS encoding YVTN family beta-propeller repeat protein has translation MRPGDAPLAATAAASIVTVAGMPPVVDPRNVYSEIGPTHLSAAVRKDLERVYVPNLRSNDVSVIDPATMKVVDRFKVGLSPQHVIPSWDLRTLWVANNAERKKTGSLTPIDPATGKPGASVVVDAPYNMYFTPDGRSAIVVAEARRRLDFRHPHTMAMQYAIDVPQCGGINHAEFSIDGRFALFTCEFDGAIAKIDLVQRKVLGYLKLSMPSTRVREGADPRDPGASEICTAKKGMPQDVRISPDGKRFYVADMKADGVHIVDGASFRKIGFVASGPGTHGLYPSRDGKFLYITNRGTHRVHGKRNGPGSVDVMEFASERVVAHWPIPNGGSPDMGNVSADGKSLWLAGRYDDVVYRIDTRNGAVRQVKVGGEPHGLTVWPQPGRYSLGHTGNLR, from the coding sequence ATGCGCCCTGGAGATGCGCCCCTCGCGGCGACCGCAGCTGCCAGCATTGTCACCGTCGCGGGTATGCCGCCGGTGGTCGACCCGCGCAACGTCTACAGCGAAATCGGGCCGACCCATCTGAGCGCTGCCGTGCGCAAGGACCTCGAACGGGTCTACGTCCCGAACCTGCGTTCGAACGACGTCAGCGTCATCGATCCAGCCACGATGAAGGTCGTGGACCGCTTCAAAGTAGGGCTGAGTCCGCAGCACGTCATTCCGAGCTGGGACCTGCGTACGCTGTGGGTCGCCAACAATGCGGAGCGCAAGAAAACCGGCAGCCTCACCCCGATCGATCCGGCGACCGGCAAGCCGGGAGCGAGCGTGGTGGTCGACGCCCCCTACAACATGTATTTCACGCCGGACGGCAGATCGGCGATCGTGGTGGCCGAAGCGCGCCGCCGGCTCGATTTCCGCCATCCGCACACGATGGCAATGCAATATGCGATCGACGTGCCCCAGTGCGGCGGCATCAACCACGCGGAGTTCTCGATCGACGGGCGCTTCGCCCTGTTCACCTGCGAGTTCGACGGCGCCATCGCCAAGATCGACCTGGTACAACGCAAGGTGCTCGGCTACCTCAAGCTGAGCATGCCATCGACGCGGGTGCGCGAAGGTGCCGATCCGCGCGACCCCGGAGCCTCGGAAATCTGCACGGCCAAGAAAGGCATGCCCCAGGACGTACGCATCTCACCCGACGGAAAACGCTTCTACGTGGCCGACATGAAAGCCGACGGCGTGCACATTGTCGATGGCGCGAGCTTCCGGAAAATCGGCTTTGTCGCGTCCGGCCCGGGGACCCACGGGCTCTATCCTAGCCGCGATGGCAAATTCCTGTACATCACGAACCGCGGGACCCATCGCGTCCATGGCAAGCGCAATGGACCGGGCAGCGTCGACGTGATGGAATTTGCCAGCGAAAGAGTCGTGGCGCATTGGCCCATCCCGAACGGCGGCAGTCCCGACATGGGCAATGTCAGCGCCGACGGCAAGTCCCTATGGCTGGCCGGCCGCTACGACGACGTGGTTTACCGGATCGATACGCGAAACGGCGCCGT